From a region of the Lactuca sativa cultivar Salinas chromosome 4, Lsat_Salinas_v11, whole genome shotgun sequence genome:
- the LOC111884223 gene encoding alpha-mannosidase At3g26720: MGEAKMMKRLLDISALLVFLCFLGGDCKYMVYDTSQSTQAEKINVHLVPHSHDDVGWLKTVDQYYTGANNSIRGACVQNVLDSVISALLDDKNRKFIYVEMAFFQRWWNQQSELLKTKVKELVNTGQLEFINGGMCMHDEATPHYIDLIDQTTLGHMFIQQEFGQKPRVGWQIDPFGHSSVQAYLLGAEVGFDSLFFARMDYQDRAKRKIDKTLEVVWQGSKSLGSSSQLFTGIFPRHYDPPDGFTFEINDVSPPIQDDVLLFDYNVEERVNDFVAAAMAQANVTRTNHIMWAMGTDFRYQYAVSWFRQMDKFIHYVNLDGRVNALYSTPSIYTDAKHAADETWPLKTDDFFPYADKENTYWTGYFTSRPAFKGYVRTMSGYHLAARQLEFYKGRNKSGPNTDALADALAIAQHHDAVSGTQRQHVASDYAMRISMGYAQAEEVVASSLAFLTSSRSNKNSVGTIHQCPLLNISYCPPSETVLTNGNSLVVVVYNPLGWNREEVVRIPVSSNELIVLDSNGREIESQLLPIFNASLNMRKYHVKAYLGKTPSNTPKYWLGFTASLPPLGFNTYIISNAKHTDTSLTMSTVLTSDNISDETVVVGGGNLKLHYATDEGKLIRYTNKRSLVEGAMEHSYSYYSGYNGTDQASGAYIFRPNATFSIKSQGQKAFTIVRGPLMDEVHQQLNSWIYQVTRVYKEKEHAEVEFIIGPIPIDDGVGKEITTQITSALKTNKTFYTDSNGRDFIKRVRDFRTDWELQVNEPVAGNYYPINLGAYVEDGSMELSVLVDRAVGGSSLVDGQIELMLHRRLLYDDVKGVGEVLNETVCVLNDCKGLMIQGKYYIRMDPVGDGAKWRRTFGQEIYSPLLVAFAQQDGSDWKNDHVSSFSMIDASYSLPNNTAIITLQELESGKALLRLAHLYEVGEDKDYSVMASVELKKLFPDRKIRKVTEMNLSGNQERGEMERKKLAWKVKGGSEREIVRGGGVDPEKLVVELGPMEIRTFFIDLYYLGMFGSVNDEVFG; encoded by the exons ATGGGGGAAGCGAAGATGATGAAGCGGTTGCTTGATATTTCAGCTTTACTAGTGTTCCTCTGCTTTTTGGGCGGGGACTGCAAGTATATGGTGTATGATACTTCTCAAAGCACCCAGGCTGAAAAGATCAATGTTCATTTGGTACCCCACTCTCATGACGACGTTGGCTGGCTGAAGACCGTCGATCAATACTACACCGGTGCTAATAATTCCATTAGG GGTGCCTGTGTCCAGAACGTGTTAGACTCCGTGATTTCAGCTTTGCTCGATGACAAGAATCGCAAGTTCATCTACGTTGAAATG GCATTCTTCCAGCGGTGGTGGAACCAGCAGAGCGAACTGCTCAAGACTAAAGTCAAGGAGCtcgtcaacactggtcaacttgAATTCAT AAATGGGGGTATGTGCATGCACGACGAGGCAACACCACATTACATTGACTTGATCGATCAAACAACTTTAGGACACATGTTTATACAACAGGAATTTGGTCAAAAACCTAGAGTTGGTTGGCAGATCGATCCTTTCGGCCACTCTTCTGTTCAAGCTTACTTGCTGGGTGCCGAG GTGGGATTTGACTCTCTCTTTTTTGCTCGAATGGATTATCAAGATAGGGCAAAGAGGAAAATTGACAAGACTCTTGAGGTTGTATGGCAGGGTTCTAAGTCTCTTGGTTCATCTTCACAG TTATTTACTGGTATATTTCCCAGACATTATGATCCCCCAGATGGTTTCACATTTGAAATAAATGATGTATCTCCTCCTATTCAG GATGATGTTCTCCTGTTTGACTACAATGTTGAAGAGCGGGTAAATGATTTTGTGGCTGCAGCCATGGCTCAG GCTAATGTAACAAGGACAAACCATATAATGTGGGCCATGGGAACCGATTTCCGTTATCAATATGCAGTTTCATGGTTCAGACAGATGgacaaattcattcattatgtTAACCTG GACGGGCGTGTGAATGCACTGTATTCTACCCCATCCATTTACACAGATGCGAAACATGCAGCCGATGAAACATGGCCTCTGAAAACTGATGACTTCTTCCC ATATGCAGATAAAGAAAATACGTACTGGACAGGATACTTCACTAGCAGGCCAGCTTTTAAAGGTTATGTGAGGACAATGAGCGGTTACCATTTG GCTGCAAGACAGTTAGAATTTTACAAAGGGAGGAACAAGTCTGGACCAAATACAGATGCCCTGGCCGATGCTCTAGCAATTGCTCAACATCATGATGCAGTTAGTGGTACACAAAGGCAGCATGTGGCTTCTGATTATGCAATGCGTATCTCAATGGGCTATGCACAG GCTGAGGAAGTAGTAGCTTCATCATTAGCATTTTTAACATCATCAAGATCAAATAAAAATTCAGTTGGCACGATTCACCAA TGTCCTCTCCTTAACATAAGTTACTGTCCTCCCTCAGAAACTGTTTTGACTAATGGAAATAGTTTG GTGGTAGTTGTCTACAACCCCCTAGGATGGAATAGAGAAGAAGTGGTCCGAATTCCT GTTTCCTCCAATGAGTTAATTGTTCTGGATTCAAATGGAAGAGAAATAGAATCACAGCTGCTTCCTATATTTAATGCCTCTTTAAACATGAGAAAGTACCATGTTAAAGCATATCTTGGTAAAACTCCAAGCAATACACCCAAATATTGGCTTGGATTTACAGCATCTTTACCACCTCTTGGTTTCAACACCTACATCATCTCCAATGCAaaacacacag ATACAAGTTTAACAATGTCAACAGTGCTGACATCAGACAATATTAGTGATGAAACTGTAGTTGTTGGTGGAGGAAATTTGAAGCTGCATTATGCTACAGACGAGGGAAAGCTTATACGTTATACAAATAAAAGAAGCTTG GTTGAAGGAGCCATGGAACACTCGTACAGCTACTATTCTGGTTATAATGGGACAGACCAG GCTTCTGGAGCTTATATCTTCCGTCCTAATGCCACATTTTCAATAAAATCTCAAGGGCAG AAAGCTTTTACTATCGTAAGGGGCCCACTAATGGATGAAGTGCACCAACAGTTAAACTCCTGGATATATCAGGTCACCCGTGTATACAAGGAGAAGGAACATGCTGAAGTTGAGTTTATC ATTGGACCTATCCCTATAGATGATGGTGTTGGGAAAGAAATAACAACTCAGATCACAAGTGCCTTGAAGACAAACAAAACATTCTATACAGATTCTAACGGGAGAGACTTCATTAAAAGG GTTCGTGATTTCAGAACAGATTGGGAGCTGCAAGTGAATGAACCAGTTGCTGGAAATTATTACCCA ATAAATCTTGGAGCTTATGTTGAGGATGGAAGTATGGAACTCTCAGTGTTGGTGGATCGTGCAGTAGGTGGCTCTAGTTTAGTAGATGGTCAAATAGAACTAATGCTTCATAG GAGGCTATTATATGATGACGTGAAAGGTGTTGGTGAGGTGCTAAATGAGACAGTGTGTGTCCTGAATGATTGCAAGGGCCTGATG ATCCAAGGAAAATATTATATTAGAATGGATCCAGTAGGAGATGGAGCCAAGTGGCGTCGCACATTTGGTCAAGAAATTTATTCTCCACTCCTTGTGGCATTTGCACAACAG gATGGAAGTGATTGGAAAAATGATCATGTATCATCCTTCTCGATGATTGATGCATCCTATAGCTTGCCAAACAACACAGCTATTATAACTCTACAG GAGCTTGAAAGTGGAAAAGCACTCCTTCGTTTGGCTCATCTATACGAG